The Pogona vitticeps strain Pit_001003342236 chromosome 7, PviZW2.1, whole genome shotgun sequence genome segment AAACCCCACCACCAGCTccgcatttctaagatgatgttcTATTATAAAACCCGGGATGCGCTTGTAGAAGCCACCGCGAAATGTCAAGAGCGACGCCCCCCAATCACAACGGAGACGGAGAGAAAGAGGCGGCCACCCCACCTGGTTCACCAGTGGCACATTTATTTTGCACTTTTGTAAAGATCTGTCCTGACGGACTGTCCAAATACCCGAACGTACGCAGGATCAACACACGGTTTCGACAAAAGTGACATGCCCAGAGCATCGGAGGGCGAGATGGGCGGCAACAGGAGAAGCGCATGGCGTTCCCACGTTCCGGTCATGCCACCTTGGACAGAATCTGGCCAGACACAACGCTTCCGACTCTACGAATTAAAGGCGGCTTTGGGGAAGCACTCGTTTCCCTCTGCTCTTTGTGACGGTCCAGGTTGTGCGAACCATCGCAAGGTCAACCCCTGTAGTTGAGCGCTCGTCAGCACCACCCGCTTGCCTCCACCTTGTTGTCCTCTGAAAACATCCTGCACCTTTGctggaaggggtggtggtggctggagtTATCCTCTTGAGCCTTGAAAGCCGTTACTGCATAACCCAGAATCCCCTAATCCAGTGcttatgctggctgagggattctgggaaatgtagttcaccccctccccccaaaaagtgtCTTTTTTAATCTTCTCGTGACTGTGTTTTTGCTGGATTCTGCCCGCTCAACCTCCACAGTCGTGTAGAAAAGATCTGGAGACATGGGGGGAGGGAACAAATCTATGGGTTGCTTAGGCTTCTAGGATTAGGTAGATgcctttgctccccccccccgagtacgTGGTAGGATTTCACTCAAGGCTGCTCAGTTGCCAACCAGtgagcgggtgtgtgtgtgtgtttcgatCTGTGCAAATGTCTTCGTGACTGTTCTGCGCCCGAGCGCCAAGAAGGGCATTGGAAACGAGCATCATGGCTTGAACCACTGACTACTCCAAAGGAAGATTTCCGAAGGGAAAAATAACACCGGAGGAAACCTCCTAGTGTTTCCTGCCAGTCCTCACAACAGAACTGGAATGTTGGTCCGGTGCCACAAAAAGTCAGAAGCCTTCGGTGCCAATTTTGAGGTTTTTCACGACCATCTCGCGATAAAACGATTCCCAGCTTCCACACCGGTTCGGAGCCTCCAAACGGCAGGAGAGCTTGCCGGGAACTAGGgtggaaagggaaaaagcaggAAGGTTTCCCCGAAAGATAGGTCCAACTCAGGATCCATCCTGCCTTTAGCCTTGACCACCCCTCCTTCCCCATCCACAGCCTCCTCATTTCTGTTTTTCAGCTGGCAGATCTGGGGAACAGCAGGTTCTGCCCTTCTCAAACGGCATCGCTCTGCGCCTCCAGAACAAGGGACCGTGTTTTTTTCCCTCCGTCCTGTGCTGCCATCTAGCGACACATTTCCATTGACGGTTTCTGTTTAAGACATCCTCGTCCGAGCTGTCCgatcccagggcactcccagaaagATGGACAGGTAAACCACTTCAATGCGCTTTATACCTATGGGAAGGTTCAGCCCGAGTCAGAATCTGCTTGAGGACACATGATTATTCCTGTTCATAGTAgaggcacaggaaaaaaaaactccgcCTGGCAAAGATTCCTAGCCACCTATCCTCCATTCTTGCTCCGAGGCCTGCGACAGTCAACATATATCCAAAAGAAGCAAAGATATGCATGTTCTCGGGACGCCACCTTGAGCGGGTGAAAGATAACTTTTTTCCCACCAATGTTCTGTGCTGGCTCCTTCAGAACCCGAGGCACCGCGATGCCAAATCAAAGAGCGGCTCTTGGCAAATGTTCTGAATCCGTCCAAATTTGCGCGAcgacaagtggagggggaaaaaaaacacaacaaatgatCAGGTCGGTAAAAAGGAAAGCAAACTGCTTTGAGGTTTAGGTCCCAGATAACCTGCCCGGGAGAGGccgatatatatttttttaaagaagtctttttttatatatttcttgtTTCGGGATAAAATCCCAGTATCTGTTCTTCAAGCTGCAGAAGAGATCACAGGCCTTGGCTACTGAGTTTGGCCAGCCTCGTTCTCTCATGGCTTGGTTAATTGACTGGGATCAGAGATCtgtaggaagaagaggagaaagagagacggGTTTTAGAAAACACTGAAATGTTCTAATATCATAAAATGAACAATGCAGGAAAACCGCCACCAGAATATCAGAGAGAAAATATAGAGGCTGCCTCGGGAGATCGGTGCCTCTCAGCACCTGGAGAagatccctcttttttttttggacctaCAGCTTTCAAATAAAGGGTCGTTTCCTGCAGGGATGGTAGGTTTTCGCAAAAGCCAACAGGTTCTGGTGGACTTTTACGGCCATCCACCGCTTACGGCCATCCAGCTGTATTGGTCTTTCATTATCTGGTCACCTGGGGCGAGAAAAACTGTTCGCCTGATCTGGTGCAACCAGGCAAGGAAACGTTCTGAAACCGGGTGAGCGCTGGGGATCTTTCTACTTAGCCCGTTGTTTATAGTCAAGAGGGTTACCAACATTTCTGTTGGCTAgtaactcgggggggggggggagaattatcGGCTCTGTttcctgacaatcagctgttgcAAACTACAGGGAGGAGTCTTGAGGGACCAACCTTGCAGGGCAGTCGTATGGCTTACTGACACCGTGGGTTGGGACATGCTTcgcctctttcctttctccttatcACTAGGATTCCATTTTGCGGTGCAGAGAGCAGGACTGAGCTTCAGGAGACCTGGATCTGGACTCCCCACCTCAGCCGTGCAACTCCTGGGCGACCTTTGGTAGtccctctctctcagcctgacctacctcgcaAGGTCGGTGTGAAGACAAGGCAAGGAGGAGAACCACGGAAATGACCCTCCGCTCACCACAGGAAAAGCAGGAATTAAAAGCGGGAGTTCTACTGTTGTTTGGGTAAAGCTCGCATGACTAAGGATgactaactgtggctaatttatGAGACACTGGGGTGCACCTCAATTGTGCAAGCTGAGGCTTGCCACCGAGACACACCGTGGCCCCTCCACAATTAGCTGCTACAAGTTAGGCAACcccactaggattctggccaaatgtGCATTCCCCACCCCAGCCTCCTTACCCAAGAGGGTCTCTGCCCCACCACTGATCAGGAGGGACAGCCGGTTAAGCAAACGCCCCCTTTCCTGGGGTCCGTTTGGGAGCTGGCGCTAAGAAAGGAGTTGGCCATCTGCGTCAGGGCCTCGGAGGGAGGGGACGGCTGCGAGAGACAGGCacggaagagggagaaggaggagacacACCACCAGCGGATGGACGGAAGACCGACAGGAGGCGAGCAGAGCACAGACAACACAGCCCCAGCTGAACTCCAGAAGACAGAAAGGGTAGTTAACAATGGAAAGCACGCAGCGGCCTTGCATGGGACTGGGGGGGCGGCGCGAAAACGTGTGCACAGAAAGGGTGGAAGCAGGTTAGTCGGGCGGAGAGCACGCCGCCCAGTCGGAAGGTTTCAGGCCGTTTCACTCAGGTGATCCCTTACCTTTGCTTTGGACGGATTTTGGAGACCCGGAAGGTTCACTTTCGGAGGCCGCTCTGGAGAGGAAGACAACTTGTAcgtacacgtgtgtgtgtgtttgtgtgtgtatgtgtccgTGCATGAATGCGTGGgcacaaagggaaagagagagaggaaggaaagaaggacagtGGTGGGGAAAGGCAGCGAGGCAGGAGAAGGTCAAAAGACAACAGGTCCAATGCTGGACCAGCAATGTACCtacttcacagggctgttgtaCTGGGGataaaggggagggagagaagaaagggggcTGTGTGTGCCAGTGGGAGGCAAAGGGGAAGATAGAACAGACAGCACAGAAGTCAAACAATGGCTTGTTGTGTAGAGGACTCAGGACGGCCCTGGAAAGGAAATTTCAACGGGACTGAACCCATCACGATCCATAACGAAGCACAGGTTCCTGGGGTTCCCTCCTCCGTGTCGGCTGCTTCCAGGGCGACGGAGAGCCAACAGGGACATGCAACTCAGAACACAAGCAGCTCTCACAGTTCGAGTGACGAATACGGGCGGCCCTTCTGTTTTCCCAAATTTTGCAACACGACACGGACATCAGAGGCAAATGCAGGGGTGAGGGGAAGAGAGAGCAAAACCAGAGAGCGAGAGAAAACAGGCAGACAGAGACGGATCGATAAAGCAAGAGTGCTCCCACAGAACGCACGCCTGTTGGGAAAGCCAGACGAAACGTGGGTTTATTTTTGTCGTTTCCGCGTGTGATCGGTCACACGAGGAAAGAGAAGGCATTTGGGACCTGCTTAGGAAGCAGTCTGGTGTGATTTATTTCGTGGTGATCCCATGAAGCATGGGGACTGAAGGCACTCCAGCCCAAACCCGATCCGTGGCCAAACCGTAAGGGgactgctttttttgggggggggcggagtgAAGACACCTGGGAGGCGTCTTGTCACTGAGTGGATGGGCTGCGAACCCACCTACCTGCCGCTTGGAGGAAGCTTGGGAGCTAACCGTATAGACCAGCCCTTCGGCTGATCCATCAAACCCATCAGCGATCAATGAACTATACCGGGTGCGATCGGGTCTTCGGAAAACAAGCGCATTTAATACAGAGGCATCCAAGTTTCATAGTCCTTCCAAAACCTCAGTCCACCCCAAAACCCTCCTTTGGCATGGAAGAAGTTGTGCTATCCCCGCCTGTTCTGAAAAGCAGGAGTTCTCCAGGTTTGGCCCCAGAGTAAATGCCCCCCCAGCACCTCCCATCTGACCCTCTCAACTGGAAATACCATGACGTGAACCTATAACCTGCTGCGCTAAAATCAGAGGCTCAATCTGTGAACCTTGAcgaagtttctagtcctcatgacgCTCGAGAAAGTGGTGATATAAATACAGGTCCTCAATTTGGGCTCGCCCGTTAACTCAGCTTCTCAGGCCACAAAATGTGGAAGGTAtaggactggaaggtggtggggTCCAACGACTctagcaccgcccctagagtcgaacacaactggacaaaaattgtcaaggggaacctttacctttacctataggatTGGAGAGGAGGGGCTTATATAATTCGAGGTCAGAATCGAGTCTGAGAGGCTGGATATCCCTGGCTGGGAAAACTGACTTTGGAAGACTACAAGGCACAGAATCCCCCAGCCGGCATGTCACAGAGCAAACAAGGCGACCGAGCACGTTGGGTGGAAGAGAGCGGCAAGGCGGTACGAACAAGGGCAGACGGACCTGCTTTTCAAGCACACGGACAACAAAACCCAGGACAGGGAAATAGATAGACACACACATCCACacgcaatgtgtgtgtgtgtgtgtgtgtgtgtgtgcatagctAGGAAGTGGGAGGAAGACTGAGGCATGGAGCTTCCCCACCCCTCTGGGGGTCTGAAAAGAGCCACAGGCCCCGTGGGGAGAACAGGACGGATGCATGGAGAAGCTGGCCCCAGCACCCACCTGCTGGTCCCTCCTAGggcctcctccagctccttctgcaGCTGGgcgctcttctcctcctcctcaaggaGGCGCCGCTTGACGGCACGCAGCTCCTGCTGGGCCTCGCACTTGATGTCGTTGGCCACCACGACGGCGGTCTGGAGGTCGGCTTGGAAACGGCGCCACTCCTCCGTGTCTTCCTAGGGGGAAAGGAAACAAGGGGGAAGCTGCACCAGAAATACTTGCAAGTCCcctgggggggggtccctttCGAGGGACAGGCGGACGGGagaaacagacaaacagacagacagacagactactGCCATCCTTATCatcctagaacaggggtctccaaagtatggcccaCGGGCCGCATCTGGCCCGTATGGAGTTTTTATCCAGCCCATCTGTCCGTGCGTGCAGGCACACAGGTGCAGGCGGCGTTGTGTGAGTGCAGTTGAGTAggagtatgtgtgcatgtgtctgcaggcaggcaggcatgtggGTGGGTTAttccaattttcatttttttttaattcacgcAAACTCTGGCCTCTGTTGACGAACGACCCCAAACATGGCCAGCGTCTCACCTTGATCTGCCTGTTCAGGAGTTTcagctgcctttccaagtctgCTTTCTGTTCCTCCAGTTTCATCAGAGTATCTGGGAATGGTCAAGGAAAGGACAGTTATTTTTGAGATGGAAACGCCGCGATAGATAAACCCAGGGCTCAGGCAGAAAACAGAGGAGTTGAcgaagagagaagaggagggcAGTAAAAGCAGTGCCGAAAAATTTCATTTCAGATCCGAAACCCAAATTTTGTAAAAGCATCACCATTAGTCCAAGGAAGGAACAGCAAGTTTGCTGCATAGCCAGAGGGTGGGGAAGTCAGCAAAGCCCAACACGACGCCATGCTCCAATTCAGCCAGCAGAGGGCAGCCTTGCGTTCCCATAGGGCACTGTGGGGGCCCCGATTCAGAAAGCTGTCACCACATTCTTTCCTAcaaagtgttccccccccccccaattccagtggccagttctggtaaacttgactagaaatatatatttctaggatttcttgtttaatattttcagaccgtcaATAAGTGAATCAACGGGTGCCGATCCCGCGGATAAGTGGGTCCTACTATCCAAATACGGGGAGACATGTACAAAGCAAAAGGGAGATCTCTCTATATTTTAGGTCTCTGGACCAGCTAGAAAACTTCGCGGCGGCTCCTCTTCCTTCCACTCACCCTCCAAGTCACGGATGAGTTGGTTGTCGTGCAGTTTGACGGCCCGGTGTTGCTCCACCTGGTCTTCCAGTTCAAAGATGGTCTCCTTGAGATTCTTGATCTCCGTTTCGTTCTCCGACGTTTTCTCCTGCAGCTGGAGGTTCGTGTGGTTTAATTGCTCGGCCTGCCGGTCGCTGGTCTCCTTCAGCTGGCCGTGTTCCTTCTCAACCTGAGCGAAGGGAACggagacaaaagaaaaattacGAAATGAATTGCGCCGTAAATAAACCATCAACACTGTCTTTGGACCGATGCTTCCCAGCCTATCCTCCCATTATAGCCTGGAACGATGAGATAAGAGTTGGCCATGGGAGGGGGCCTCTGACGGCCACAGAAAGatcacagaatgaatgaatgaatgatctttcTGTGGCCGCTGGAGGCCCCTTCCCACGGCCACTCACGGAGCTCCCGAGCATAAATCGCAGGAACCACAACTGATCTAGTCCCAGAATATTCAGTTTCCTACCAGATTCCTCTTGTCTCAGGATTTGCatgatttggaaaaataaaatcaataaaataaacttgaattatgtagtttttaaaaataacaatgacCCTGAAGATTGTGTTAAATGTTCCTCTCCggacttttaaaaatttgctGAAATGTTTAGGCGCGAGGTTTCCCACTTCTGATACAATGATGGAGGGAGGCAGGGTTGAAAAGGGAAGGCCGGGGCTTTCTGTTTTCCTCAACAGGGGCTTAAAAATGTGATTTCCGGCCACTTATTCCTACAGGCTGAAAGAAACAGCTATGGAAATGTGCTTTTTCTTATTCTTATAATGTTTCCCTCCAATGATGTAATCATGCTTTGTTATGCTTGTCCTGCTGATCAAAGAAGCAAAGGTATTTAATATTCCAGTGATTAATCACGCCTCTGCTTTTAATGTGTTCTCACAATCAGATCTCTTTCACTGCCTAAGGAGCACCGCTTCTAGCTAGGGGATCAGCAACTTGCTTAGTCTGGCTCCACACCTTCTCCTGAGCCCAGTCGCCCAAGTTCCTGTGGGAAGCCCTTGATGAAAACTGTTCAGCCCTGCCTCCTGAGTCCCAAAGACAGGAGAAGAAACACACCCCACGAGATTTTAAGGCCTTACCTTGGCTAGCTGTCGCTGCACACTTTTCACCTCGCTGTGCGCCTTCAACAACTCCTGCTTCAGCTCTGTGCAAGCGCGTTCCAACTGGTCCCTCTCGGCCTGGGCCCCCTTCAGCATCTCCTGGAAGTCCGAGTGGCTCGGGGGGTGGCCGCTCGCGGGGTCCATGGCCGCCGCTTTCTGCCTCTCGCTCTCCAGCTGGGACCGGAGCGAACTGTTCTCGATCTTCAGGCCTTCCAAGGCGACCTTGCAGTCGTCCAAGGTCTTGGCCAAGGTGGCCCCGCTCTGCCGCTCCGCCTCGAGCAGGGCTCCCAGCTGGGCGTTCTCGTCTTTCAGGCTCTTGGCGGTGGCCTGGACCCCCTGGTGTTCCTTCTCCAGGCTCCGAAGGCTGCTGGTCAGCTGCTGCTGGATGTTGAGCATCTTCTCCCTCTCGAACCGGGCCTTCTCCTGCAGCTCGGCGCACTTCTGCTCCAGCTCCCCGAGCTTGGCTTTGCTCTCCTCGGCATCGCCGTTCTCGGGCCGCGCGTCCAGCCGGGCCAGCAGCTTCTCGTTCTCCTGGCTGAGCTTCTCGGCCCGCTCCCGGTGCTGGCTGAAGGAGTTCtccaagagggccttctcttccGTCAACTTCTCGTTCTCCGCCGTCAGCTCCTGGACCATCTGCTGCTGGTCCGAGAGCTCCTGGAGGGTGGCCTGCAGCTCTTCGGCCGTGCAGTGGTGGTTCTCCTCCATCCGCTGGATCCGCTCCGTCAGGGAGGCCACCGAGAGGTCGCTGGCGTTGTTCGGGGAGCTGCCCGAGGGGGAGCAGCGGGAGGTCTGGAAGGGGTGGCCGTTGGCCGACGGTGGCCTTGACGGCACGTCCGTAATGTGCTCGAAGTCCGAGGCATCGGGCGAGAGGGAGGCTTTGGTCACGTCGCTGCTGGATGACCCCGAGTTCCGTAACGGGGGCCCATTCAGGCACGGGGGGCCTCCGTCGTCCGGCAAGGGTCGGGTCGGGCTTCCAAAGCTGGAGTCTTGCGTGGTGGGCGTCGGGAAGCTGCCCTGCCCGCCGCGGCTGCTTGAGGAGTCTGACAACGGGGAAGGATCCGGGTGGCTCAGTTTCTCTTTCAACTGCCGGTTCTCTTCTCCGAGATTCAAAAGCTCCTGTTGGAAATGCCGGTTCTTCTCCTGCAGGGCCCGGATCAGCGCCTCCCCCTCGGCCGGCAGAGGGTCTGGATTCCGGTCCAGCCACCCATCAAGGTCGCCACGGGCCGGCCCCTGGCCTTGCCTCTTCTTCAGCTCGTTCCGGAGCTTGGCGATCTCTGAGTCTTTCGTCTTGGCCTCGGCCACCAGCTCCCTGACCCTGGACTCCAGGGCAGCCTGGTCGGCCCCGTCCGCCTCATGCTTGGACTTGAGGGCCGGGCGCGAGTGCTTGGTGGGGGTCGGAGTCCCGGACGAGGTCGGGCTGGGTTGGGCTCTCCGTGGGCGCAGGACAGCCTTCTCTCGGGCGACGGAGGTGGGCAGCTCTCGAGGGGCTGGGATTCCGGTCCGCTTGGAGGACGGGACGGGAcctgggaagggaggaagagaattAGGGCATTCCTGGACTTATggggcttcctcctcctttaGATCGGCTGTGGAGTCTGCATCATCTTCTTAAATAGAAGTGGGCAAAATGCAGGCTGATGCCCCCTCTGCAACTATCTAATGCTGTCGGAGTCATTCAAAGCTTCAGGCTCTGCCTCTCCACAATTTCAATCTCGCAGACATTCCACCAGGGGGACAAACTTAAGCACCTCTGTCTAAGTtgtcttgttttcctcttccctcctcattGCCTTTTCCTTTTATGTCGTAACTccaccccaccttttttttttacataattcTCCTCTGAGCAGGAATTGTCTTTCATGGATGTGAAAGCCACACAGGACTTTCCAGTTGCCACATCAAGATGCAGAAAGGCTACAAAGAGAGGCAGAAATCAATGGCCACCCCCTAAATTAAGCACTCCACAAGGGAAAAATCCAGGGTTACAATGTCAACCCGACTGACCTCAGAAAGAGGTGGCACAGTTTCTTTTAATCACACACGCAGCATCGGAAAAAGTCACTTCGTTGCAAATCCGAACCTAAATTCCTTGAAGGAaccagtttcttttttattttttctttaaaaagagacaaatgCAAGACAGCCAGAGACGGCCAGAAATTAAGTCATTTGCATTTAAATGAATGATGGCGGAGTACTTCTATAGAGGACAAAGAGCAAGTGCCGGAAGAGTAGTTATCAGAGTTCTTACTTTTCAAAAAAGAACCGAGGGCCATCTACTGTATCAATTTTATAATGACATGTCTTTTCTTGAACAGAATGGCCTGCTTTATCTCCTGAACGGGTTTTATTTTAGGCTGGACCAAGGACTTTTATGAAAAGGAATCAATCTTCTAGTCCTCTGCATGGTTAGGAGGTGCTCAATGCCTCCCTCCATCTTGGGGACCTGATCAATTTTAATCGGTTTTAATCGAGACAAGGTCGGAAACCGG includes the following:
- the SPECC1 gene encoding cytospin-B isoform X1 codes for the protein MVVFSGGREVLDLPTVAPCWTSWEEGGWQAEHPEEGQPGILATRRKMKGAARPWVPVSKLGGHGMERGKPLAPSAPGGMKASKSSTSLAFDSRLSKLKRASSEDMLTKPGVATASGGSRLKKTVTTGAIAELAENRLRPSTGPVPSSKRTGIPAPRELPTSVAREKAVLRPRRAQPSPTSSGTPTPTKHSRPALKSKHEADGADQAALESRVRELVAEAKTKDSEIAKLRNELKKRQGQGPARGDLDGWLDRNPDPLPAEGEALIRALQEKNRHFQQELLNLGEENRQLKEKLSHPDPSPLSDSSSSRGGQGSFPTPTTQDSSFGSPTRPLPDDGGPPCLNGPPLRNSGSSSSDVTKASLSPDASDFEHITDVPSRPPSANGHPFQTSRCSPSGSSPNNASDLSVASLTERIQRMEENHHCTAEELQATLQELSDQQQMVQELTAENEKLTEEKALLENSFSQHRERAEKLSQENEKLLARLDARPENGDAEESKAKLGELEQKCAELQEKARFEREKMLNIQQQLTSSLRSLEKEHQGVQATAKSLKDENAQLGALLEAERQSGATLAKTLDDCKVALEGLKIENSSLRSQLESERQKAAAMDPASGHPPSHSDFQEMLKGAQAERDQLERACTELKQELLKAHSEVKSVQRQLAKVEKEHGQLKETSDRQAEQLNHTNLQLQEKTSENETEIKNLKETIFELEDQVEQHRAVKLHDNQLIRDLEDTLMKLEEQKADLERQLKLLNRQIKEDTEEWRRFQADLQTAVVVANDIKCEAQQELRAVKRRLLEEEEKSAQLQKELEEALGGTSRPGSEVKDVTDADSAGPWPGVVSISRLSPTPPESLATVKSLIKSFDLGCPGSGAGQSVPVVHKAARSPLSGIPTRSAPAAAVSPIQRHSTSSHAKPPGKSFSKHTDLPDLPLADLLKGRGEDLKPDPFLRKSPSLESLSKPHTLTLGGRMLTSTPSGLRPPSKLSVERKDPLAALAREYGGSKRNALLKWCQKKTEGYPNIDITNFSSSWSDGLAFCALLHTYLPAHIPYHELNSQDKKRNLLLAFQAAESVGIKPSLELSEIMYTDRPDWQSVMQYVGQIYKYFET
- the SPECC1 gene encoding cytospin-B isoform X2; this translates as MKGAARPWVPVSKLGGHGMERGKPLAPSAPGGMKASKSSTSLAFDSRLSKLKRASSEDMLTKPGVATASGGSRLKKTVTTGAIAELAENRLRPSTGPVPSSKRTGIPAPRELPTSVAREKAVLRPRRAQPSPTSSGTPTPTKHSRPALKSKHEADGADQAALESRVRELVAEAKTKDSEIAKLRNELKKRQGQGPARGDLDGWLDRNPDPLPAEGEALIRALQEKNRHFQQELLNLGEENRQLKEKLSHPDPSPLSDSSSSRGGQGSFPTPTTQDSSFGSPTRPLPDDGGPPCLNGPPLRNSGSSSSDVTKASLSPDASDFEHITDVPSRPPSANGHPFQTSRCSPSGSSPNNASDLSVASLTERIQRMEENHHCTAEELQATLQELSDQQQMVQELTAENEKLTEEKALLENSFSQHRERAEKLSQENEKLLARLDARPENGDAEESKAKLGELEQKCAELQEKARFEREKMLNIQQQLTSSLRSLEKEHQGVQATAKSLKDENAQLGALLEAERQSGATLAKTLDDCKVALEGLKIENSSLRSQLESERQKAAAMDPASGHPPSHSDFQEMLKGAQAERDQLERACTELKQELLKAHSEVKSVQRQLAKVEKEHGQLKETSDRQAEQLNHTNLQLQEKTSENETEIKNLKETIFELEDQVEQHRAVKLHDNQLIRDLEDTLMKLEEQKADLERQLKLLNRQIKEDTEEWRRFQADLQTAVVVANDIKCEAQQELRAVKRRLLEEEEKSAQLQKELEEALGGTSRPGSEVKDVTDADSAGPWPGVVSISRLSPTPPESLATVKSLIKSFDLGCPGSGAGQSVPVVHKAARSPLSGIPTRSAPAAAVSPIQRHSTSSHAKPPGKSFSKHTDLPDLPLADLLKGRGEDLKPDPFLRKSPSLESLSKPHTLTLGGRMLTSTPSGLRPPSKLSVERKDPLAALAREYGGSKRNALLKWCQKKTEGYPNIDITNFSSSWSDGLAFCALLHTYLPAHIPYHELNSQDKKRNLLLAFQAAESVGIKPSLELSEIMYTDRPDWQSVMQYVGQIYKYFET
- the SPECC1 gene encoding cytospin-B isoform X3, translated to MGNQAGRPEELDPGPVPSSKRTGIPAPRELPTSVAREKAVLRPRRAQPSPTSSGTPTPTKHSRPALKSKHEADGADQAALESRVRELVAEAKTKDSEIAKLRNELKKRQGQGPARGDLDGWLDRNPDPLPAEGEALIRALQEKNRHFQQELLNLGEENRQLKEKLSHPDPSPLSDSSSSRGGQGSFPTPTTQDSSFGSPTRPLPDDGGPPCLNGPPLRNSGSSSSDVTKASLSPDASDFEHITDVPSRPPSANGHPFQTSRCSPSGSSPNNASDLSVASLTERIQRMEENHHCTAEELQATLQELSDQQQMVQELTAENEKLTEEKALLENSFSQHRERAEKLSQENEKLLARLDARPENGDAEESKAKLGELEQKCAELQEKARFEREKMLNIQQQLTSSLRSLEKEHQGVQATAKSLKDENAQLGALLEAERQSGATLAKTLDDCKVALEGLKIENSSLRSQLESERQKAAAMDPASGHPPSHSDFQEMLKGAQAERDQLERACTELKQELLKAHSEVKSVQRQLAKVEKEHGQLKETSDRQAEQLNHTNLQLQEKTSENETEIKNLKETIFELEDQVEQHRAVKLHDNQLIRDLEDTLMKLEEQKADLERQLKLLNRQIKEDTEEWRRFQADLQTAVVVANDIKCEAQQELRAVKRRLLEEEEKSAQLQKELEEALGGTSRPGSEVKDVTDADSAGPWPGVVSISRLSPTPPESLATVKSLIKSFDLGCPGSGAGQSVPVVHKAARSPLSGIPTRSAPAAAVSPIQRHSTSSHAKPPGKSFSKHTDLPDLPLADLLKGRGEDLKPDPFLRKSPSLESLSKPHTLTLGGRMLTSTPSGLRPPSKLSVERKDPLAALAREYGGSKRNALLKWCQKKTEGYPNIDITNFSSSWSDGLAFCALLHTYLPAHIPYHELNSQDKKRNLLLAFQAAESVGIKPSLELSEIMYTDRPDWQSVMQYVGQIYKYFET
- the SPECC1 gene encoding cytospin-B isoform X4 encodes the protein MVVFSGGREVLDLPTVAPCWTSWEEGGWQAEHPEEGQPGILATRRKMKGAARPWVPVSKLGGHGMERGKPLAPSAPGGMKASKSSTSLAFDSRLSKLKRASSEDMLTKPGVATASGGSRLKKTVTTGAIAELAENRLRPSTGPVPSSKRTGIPAPRELPTSVAREKAVLRPRRAQPSPTSSGTPTPTKHSRPALKSKHEADGADQAALESRVRELVAEAKTKDSEIAKLRNELKKRQGQGPARGDLDGWLDRNPDPLPAEGEALIRALQEKNRHFQQELLNLGEENRQLKEKLSHPDPSPLSDSSSSRGGQGSFPTPTTQDSSFGSPTRPLPDDGGPPCLNGPPLRNSGSSSSDVTKASLSPDASDFEHITDVPSRPPSANGHPFQTSRCSPSGSSPNNASDLSVASLTERIQRMEENHHCTAEELQATLQELSDQQQMVQELTAENEKLTEEKALLENSFSQHRERAEKLSQENEKLLARLDARPENGDAEESKAKLGELEQKCAELQEKARFEREKMLNIQQQLTSSLRSLEKEHQGVQATAKSLKDENAQLGALLEAERQSGATLAKTLDDCKVALEGLKIENSSLRSQLESERQKAAAMDPASGHPPSHSDFQEMLKGAQAERDQLERACTELKQELLKAHSEVKSVQRQLAKVEKEHGQLKETSDRQAEQLNHTNLQLQEKTSENETEIKNLKETIFELEDQVEQHRAVKLHDNQLIRDLEDTLMKLEEQKADLERQLKLLNRQIKEDTEEWRRFQADLQTAVVVANDIKCEAQQELRAVKRRLLEEEEKSAQLQKELEEALGGTSRSLIPVN